TCGCCCAAGTCTACGGCGGTCGCACGGCGGCTCACGACGCGATGTCACCGGCCGGCGATACGCTGACGACGTGACAGACACCCTCAGCCCCGCCCAGGCTCGCCGCATCGCTCTGGCCGCTCAGGGATTCACCCGTGCTCGTCCGGCATCCGTCTCCCGTCGCCATGTGGATCGGGTGATGGAACGACTCGGCGTGCTGCAGATCGACTCGGTCAACGTCTTCGCGCGTTCGCACTACCTGCCGCTGTTCTCGCGCCTCGGCGCCTATGAGCCGGCGCTGCTGGACCGCGTCTTCCTGGCCCGCACCACGCACTACGTGGAGTATCTCGCCCACGAGGCCACCTTCATCCCGATCGAGGACTGGCCGCTCTGGCGCTTCCGCATGGACGATTTCCGCCGGCGGTGGGCGGGCGAGGACTCGTGGCTGAGCGCCAACGCCCGCACGGTCCGGTGGGTGCAGGACGAGCTGCGCACGCGCGGCCCGCTGCGCCCGGCCGACCTGCGCGCCGATGCCCCGCGGGAACGCGGGACGTGGTGGGACTGGGACGAGGTCAAGCTCGCGCTCGAGCACCTCTGGCGCACGGGCGACGTCGCCGTGAGCGGACGCCGCGGCTTCGAGCGCACCTACGCGCTCGCCGAGCAGGTGATCCCCGATGCCATCCTCTCCCGCGAGATCCCGCGCGCCGAGGCGATCCACGAGCTGATGCGCCGCGCCGCGCGATCGAGCGGGGTGGCGACGCAGTCCGATCTCGCCGACTACTACCGCATCAAGGATCGGTCGACGGTGGCACGGTCGATCGCCGACCTCGTCGATGCCGGCGAGCTCGAACCCGTGCACGTCCGCGGCTGGGAGCGGAGCGGAAGACCCATCCCCGCTTGGCGCCACCGTGACGCGGTCCTGCCACGCAGGATCGACGCCGCGGCCCTGCTGACCCCCTTCGATCCGGTGGTCTGGTTCCGCGATCGAGCGCTTCGCACGTTCGACCTCGATTACCGCATCGAGATCTACGTCCCCGCCGAGAAGCGGAGGTTCGGCTACTACTCGCTGCCCGTCCTCGTCGGCGACCGCATCGTCGCGCGGGTCGACCTGAAAGCCGAGCGCGCGTCGTCGACCCTGCAGGTGCAGTCCGCGTGGTGGGAGCCGCAGGCGCGAGCCGAAGATGCGGGTCGCATCGCCGAGGAGCTCTCCCTCGCGGCGGCCTGGCAGGGGCTCGAGCACATCTCGGTCTCGGGCTGGGGCGACGCGACCGCCGCGATCCACGACGCTCTTCGCGGCCGCGCCGATGCTTCGATCCGGCGCCATCTGCACGCCAGGGAAAGCGTGTCATGACGCGGCGCCGGTGGTGGCTCGTCGGAGGCCTGGCCGCTCTCGTGGTCACCGCCGCGGGCGGGGTGCTGATCTGGCTGTCTCTCGCTCGGCCCGGCACCCCGCAGGAGGCGGCGAGCGCCTACGTGCGTGCGCTCGAGTCCGGCGACCCGGCGGCCGTTGCGGCGACCGGAGCAGACGTCTCCGCGACGGCGCTCGGCGCGTTCGCCGGGGCCAGCGCTCTCATCGACGGCGCCGAGGTCACCGGGGTCGAGCAGAACGGCGAGGCGGCGGCGACGGCGGACATCTCCTTCCGCCTCGGTGAGGAGAAGCGGACGGCACGGCTGGACATCACCCGGGTCGAGGGCCGCTGGACCGTCGGGGCGTCCGCGCTCGGCACCGCGACCGTGACCGCCGACCTGGGTTCGTCCGTCCGCCTCGGCGACGAGACCGTATCCGTCGGCGAGGCGGTGCTTCTGCTGCCCGCCGAGTACGCCGTCTCCGCCGCGCCCTCGTCGCTTCTCGACGGCTCGGCGAACCTGCTCGTGCTGCCGGGCGAGGACGTCGAGGTCACGGTCGAGGTCACTCCCCTGCCGGCAGCGATCGATGCCGCACAGGAGCAGCTCGACGGGCACCTCGCGGAGTGCACCGCATCAGACGACTCGACTCAGGCTCCGACGACGCCGGTCGGCTGCGGCATCCGCATCCCCTGGGGGACGGAGTTCCGCGACGTCACCGACATCCGCTATCGCATCGAGACGTCACCGGAGATCGCCCTGGACGCGACCGGGTTCCTCGCCGACGGGGGCGTTCTCATCGCGACCGTCACGGGGACCGGGCAGGACGGCACGGAGCGCACGACCACGTACCGCACCGATTCCTGGAGCATCCGCGGCGACATCGAGTTCACCGAGGAGGAGCTGGTCCTCACGGCGTGGTGAGAGATGCCTCAGCGGCGGGTTTCGACTCGCTGCGCTCGCTCAACCTTGATGCGCAGAGCGCATCAGAACTGCACGCGCGGCGGCTCCGAGATCGCGCCGCTGTCGGCGACCTCGAAGAACTCGCGCTCGGTGAAGCCCAGCCCCTTGGCGAAGAGGTTGTTCGGGAACACCTTGATCTTCGTGTTCAGCTCGCGCACGCCGCCGTTGTAGAACCGGCGCGCGGCCTGGATCTTGTCCTCGGTGTCGACGATCGCCTGCTGGAGCTGGAGGAAGTTCTGGCTCGCCTGCAGCTGCGGGTACGCCTCGGCGACGGCGAAGAGACTGCGCAGCGCCTGCTGCAGGTGCCCCTCAGCGATGCCGGCTTCCCCGGGACCGCCCGCGGACAGCGTCTCGGCGCGCGCGCGCGTGACGTTCTCGAAGACGGCCTTCTCATGGGAGGCATATCCCTTCACCGTCTCGATGAGGTTCGGGATGAGGTCGGCTCGTCGCTTGAGCTGCACCGTGATGCCGCTCCACGCCTCATCGACGCGGACGTTCAGCTGCACCAGCGAGTTGTACGTGGCCCAGAGATAGATGCCGACGAGCAGGATCACTCCGACGACGATCAGTACTGGCACGAGCCATTCCATCAGAGGCCCACCCTTCCTCGTGTTTCTCTTATCCTAGACGCGCTGTCTGCGCGTGCACTGGGGATCACGCGCTCCGGCGCCGTCCGAGCAGGTCAGTCGCCCAGCACGCGGTCGAGATAGCGGTTGCTGAACCGACGCTCGGGGTCGAGGCGGTCGCGCACGGCGACGAAGTCGTCGAACCGCGGGTAGATCACGCGCAGCGTCTCGGCGGTCTGCGTGTGGAGCTTGCCCCAGTGCGGCCGCCCTCCGTGCTCCTGCATGATGGCCTCGACGGCCCCGAAGTACTCCGTCGGATCGGCACGCCAGTAGCGGTGCACGGCGATGTAGGCGCTCGCTCGCCCGTGGGCCGTGGAGAGCCACCGGTCGTCCTGCGCGGCGAACCGCACCTCGACGGGGAACTCGATGCGCCAGCCCCGGCGGTCGATGAGCTCTCGCACGGCGCGGAACGCCGGGACGACGTTCTCGGCGGGGATCGCGTATTCCATCTCGCGGAAGCGCACCGTGCGGCTCTGCGTGAGGACGCGATTCGACAGGTCGGTGTACTCGCGATCTCCGGTGAGCTTCACCGCCAGCCGACTGAACGGCGGGGTGACGGCCGGGACGAGCTGTCCTGCCGCGCACACGAGCCGATAGACGCCGTTGGACAGCAGAGTCTCGTCGATCCACTTCCCCACCGTCGGGAGCGGCTTGCGCACAGCCGATTCGGGCAGGCGGGACTGCCGCTTGGTGAGCGCGACATCGGTGTGCGGGAACCAGTAGAACTCGAAGTGGTCGGATGCCGAGACGTGGCTCTCGATCTGATCCAGCACGTCCTCCAGCGGCATCGGCTCGTCGACCGCGTGCATGACGAACGTCGGGACGCACTGGAGGGTGACCTCGACGATGATGCCGAGCGCGCCGAGTCCGAGCGCGGCGGCGGGCAGGAGTTCGCTGTTCTGCTGCTCGTCGATGCGGAGGAACTCGCCGGCGGCCGTGATGATCGTGAGGCCGACGACCTGGGTGGCGAGCCCGCCGAAAGCAGCGCCGGTGCCGTGTGTGCCGGTCGAGATCGCCCCGGAGATCGACTGCCGATCGATGTCGCCGAGGTTCTCCATCGCCAGGCCGTACGGTGCGAGGAGCGCCGGGATCCGATGCAGCCGGGTGCCCGCGAGCAGGGTCACGCGCCCGGTGACGGCATCCGCCGAGACCAGGCCCTGCATGTCGTCGAGTTCCAGCAGCACGCCCGGCGCGACGGCGATGCCCGTGAAGCTGTGACCGGCACCCACCGCCTTCACCGTGAGCCCGTGGTGCACGGCGGCGATCACCGCCCGCTGCACACCCTCGGGGCTGCGCGGACGCTCCACTCGCACAGGACGGACCGACGCCGACCGCCCCCAGTTCTGCCAGGTGCCGCCGATTCTCGTCACAGGAACGCCTTTCCCTCGCCGCGGTAGGTCGGCAGCTCGTCGATGATCTCGTCACCGGAGACGAGGTGGTACCGCTCGATCCGCTCGGCCGGCTCGCCGCTCTTCGCGTGCCGGAACCAGACCCGGTCCCCGACGCCGAGAGCGGTCGCCGCGGGGCCCTGCAGCGGTGTCTGCACCTCGCCGGCGGCCTCGCGAGTGAGAGTCCGGAGACTTTGCGGCCAGACCGGCTTCGGCTGACGTGAGGCGACGGCCGGGCCCGATGCGATCCACCCCCCGCCGAGCACGGTCGCGATGTCGCGAGCCGGACGACGGACGACATCGAAGGCGAAGGCGGATGCCGGAGCCGGCTGGAACGACCGATAGCCGTCGAACAGGTGACCACCGAGGAGCCCGCTGCCGGCACTCGCCTCGGTGAGGGACTCGTCGCTGCCGGTGAACTCGAGCGACCCCGTGCCTCCGCCGTTGAGGAACTCCATCGGCGCGAGGGCGGTGACGGCCTCGACGATCGCCGCCCGGCGCTCGCGCAGCTCGGCGCGCGACCGCGCCTGCACCATGCGGATCAGCGGCGCATCGGACCCGGCGTCATCGCCCTGACCGGCGATCTGCGCGTCGTACATCTGCAGCCCCACGAGCCGGAAACCGGGGCGCGCGATGACCTTCCGGGCGAAGCCGGCGACCTCTCCCGCGGTGAAGAGCGCCGAGCGGCGGACGCCGATGTGCCCGAGGACCGAAGACTTCCACGAGGCGTCGACATCGACTGCGACGCGGATCTCCGGACGTTCGCCCGGCCCCTTGATGCTGTCGATGAGGTCGAGATGCGCCGGGTCGTCGACCATGAGCGTGATGCGGCGCGCCGCCTGCTCATCGGCGAACAGGCTCTCGAGGCTCGTCCGGTCCACCGTCGGGTAGGCGAGCACGATGTCGTCGTGGGTCTCGGCGAGCCAGAGGGCCTCCGCGAGAGTGAACGCGAGGATGCCGCGGTACCCGGGGAGCTTCAGGACGGCGTCCAGGACCGCACGCACGCGCACCGACTTGGATGCGACGCGGATGGGCAGGCCACCGGAGCGCACCAGCATGTCCATCGCGTTGTAGCGCAGCGCCTCTCGGTCGATCACCGCGACCGGCGCGGGCAGGTGCTGCGTCGCGGCGGAGAGGCGAGGCCAGTATCGAGCCGGATCCTGCCACTCGGGGGCAACCACGGGGGCACCCGGAACGGGGCTCAGTTCTTCGGTGAGGTCGAGCACTCCCCCACCCTATGGCTTCTCGGACTCCGGATCACGTCCGGCGGCACCCCGTCGCACGCACCGGTCGCCGATAGGCTGGCGGCGTGGCCCCCGTAGCCCAATGGCAGAGGCAGGCGACTTAAAATCGCTTCAGTCTGGGTTCGAGTCCCAGCGGGGGCACGCCGATCCTCGGAACCGTGGCACACGCCCGTGTCACTACCTCGTCGCGGCTGCGGCTGCAGAGCCGGCCGCGACGGGCGCCTTCTCATCCGCGCCCTTGATGACCCAGTACACGACGGCGACGGCGAGCAGTCCGATGAACGGTGTGAGCAGCACACCCCAGGCGACGCCCATCGGAGCGAAGCCCACCGAGAACGCGGCCACGTCCCAGAGGCCGTGCAGCACCATCGCCCACACCAGGGAACCCGTCACCCTGCGCACGATGTAGAAGCAGGTCCCCGACATCGCCGCGATGCCCGCCTGCGAAAGCGCGCTCATCAGCGGATCGCCGAGAGCGGCGTTCACCAGGTGCATCGCACCGAACAGGAGGCTCGTCAGCAGCCAGACCCAGACCTCGGAGAATCTCGACCGGAACGCCGTGAGAAGGAGACCGCGAGACATCAGCTCTTCGCAGAATCCGACGCAGACACCCAGCGCGAGGAGCGAGAGGAGGAAGGACGTGTCGAACTTCGACCAGTCGGTGTTGAGGAGGTTGGCGATCGCGACGACGAGCATGATCGCCGGAACGAAGATGGGCCACTTGTGGTGCGATCGGCTTCGCTCGAAGAGTGCCGGGCGCCACCAGCCGAGGAGCGAGGTCGTGATCGCGAGGAGCACGCCGGCGACGGCGAGATCCATCACGGCACCCCGCCAGGTGGTGTCGGCCGACTTCCCGATCTCCGTGAACCCGACCCCGCTGAGCTTCGTGACGGCGAAGATGACGATCACGTAGCCGACGTAGATCGCGAGGCCGATCCAGACACGAGGATGCACACGCATGGCACTGCCCTCCGATTCACCGCGACGGACGGAACGCGCTCAGCGTAGCGCTCGATCAGTGCGCCG
This genomic interval from Microbacterium sp. LWH11-1.2 contains the following:
- a CDS encoding amino acid deaminase/aldolase, producing MLDLTEELSPVPGAPVVAPEWQDPARYWPRLSAATQHLPAPVAVIDREALRYNAMDMLVRSGGLPIRVASKSVRVRAVLDAVLKLPGYRGILAFTLAEALWLAETHDDIVLAYPTVDRTSLESLFADEQAARRITLMVDDPAHLDLIDSIKGPGERPEIRVAVDVDASWKSSVLGHIGVRRSALFTAGEVAGFARKVIARPGFRLVGLQMYDAQIAGQGDDAGSDAPLIRMVQARSRAELRERRAAIVEAVTALAPMEFLNGGGTGSLEFTGSDESLTEASAGSGLLGGHLFDGYRSFQPAPASAFAFDVVRRPARDIATVLGGGWIASGPAVASRQPKPVWPQSLRTLTREAAGEVQTPLQGPAATALGVGDRVWFRHAKSGEPAERIERYHLVSGDEIIDELPTYRGEGKAFL
- a CDS encoding LemA family protein translates to MEWLVPVLIVVGVILLVGIYLWATYNSLVQLNVRVDEAWSGITVQLKRRADLIPNLIETVKGYASHEKAVFENVTRARAETLSAGGPGEAGIAEGHLQQALRSLFAVAEAYPQLQASQNFLQLQQAIVDTEDKIQAARRFYNGGVRELNTKIKVFPNNLFAKGLGFTEREFFEVADSGAISEPPRVQF
- a CDS encoding crosslink repair DNA glycosylase YcaQ family protein — encoded protein: MTDTLSPAQARRIALAAQGFTRARPASVSRRHVDRVMERLGVLQIDSVNVFARSHYLPLFSRLGAYEPALLDRVFLARTTHYVEYLAHEATFIPIEDWPLWRFRMDDFRRRWAGEDSWLSANARTVRWVQDELRTRGPLRPADLRADAPRERGTWWDWDEVKLALEHLWRTGDVAVSGRRGFERTYALAEQVIPDAILSREIPRAEAIHELMRRAARSSGVATQSDLADYYRIKDRSTVARSIADLVDAGELEPVHVRGWERSGRPIPAWRHRDAVLPRRIDAAALLTPFDPVVWFRDRALRTFDLDYRIEIYVPAEKRRFGYYSLPVLVGDRIVARVDLKAERASSTLQVQSAWWEPQARAEDAGRIAEELSLAAAWQGLEHISVSGWGDATAAIHDALRGRADASIRRHLHARESVS
- a CDS encoding D-arabinono-1,4-lactone oxidase; the protein is MTRIGGTWQNWGRSASVRPVRVERPRSPEGVQRAVIAAVHHGLTVKAVGAGHSFTGIAVAPGVLLELDDMQGLVSADAVTGRVTLLAGTRLHRIPALLAPYGLAMENLGDIDRQSISGAISTGTHGTGAAFGGLATQVVGLTIITAAGEFLRIDEQQNSELLPAAALGLGALGIIVEVTLQCVPTFVMHAVDEPMPLEDVLDQIESHVSASDHFEFYWFPHTDVALTKRQSRLPESAVRKPLPTVGKWIDETLLSNGVYRLVCAAGQLVPAVTPPFSRLAVKLTGDREYTDLSNRVLTQSRTVRFREMEYAIPAENVVPAFRAVRELIDRRGWRIEFPVEVRFAAQDDRWLSTAHGRASAYIAVHRYWRADPTEYFGAVEAIMQEHGGRPHWGKLHTQTAETLRVIYPRFDDFVAVRDRLDPERRFSNRYLDRVLGD
- a CDS encoding CPBP family intramembrane glutamic endopeptidase, producing MRVHPRVWIGLAIYVGYVIVIFAVTKLSGVGFTEIGKSADTTWRGAVMDLAVAGVLLAITTSLLGWWRPALFERSRSHHKWPIFVPAIMLVVAIANLLNTDWSKFDTSFLLSLLALGVCVGFCEELMSRGLLLTAFRSRFSEVWVWLLTSLLFGAMHLVNAALGDPLMSALSQAGIAAMSGTCFYIVRRVTGSLVWAMVLHGLWDVAAFSVGFAPMGVAWGVLLTPFIGLLAVAVVYWVIKGADEKAPVAAGSAAAAATR